One region of Candidatus Hydrogenedentota bacterium genomic DNA includes:
- a CDS encoding PepSY-like domain-containing protein — MKTGYLTGGALMVIALVAGVVAISGALAEEEVALDQLPPAARAMIQQHAEQGQIVEIEKETEDGRVVYEAEIVVNGKETEIQVSANGELLETETEVEDKDAEDEASISWGRLPKAVQEAFTKAIPAIRIDRVTRETEDGVVVYEAEYTVEGTPREAEVLEDGQILETSERVAAAKLPAAVAAAVKEHFPGAEIEEAEAVHVTYYEIELEVQDKEQEIRVLPDGRILATEDGEH, encoded by the coding sequence ATGAAAACAGGTTATCTGACAGGTGGTGCGCTCATGGTCATCGCCCTTGTTGCTGGTGTTGTGGCGATCTCAGGGGCACTCGCGGAGGAGGAAGTCGCCCTGGATCAGTTGCCTCCCGCCGCCCGCGCCATGATCCAACAGCACGCGGAGCAAGGGCAGATTGTCGAAATTGAGAAAGAGACCGAGGATGGGCGAGTCGTCTACGAAGCAGAGATCGTCGTAAACGGCAAAGAAACCGAAATCCAGGTCTCGGCGAACGGAGAACTCCTCGAGACCGAAACCGAAGTCGAGGATAAAGACGCGGAAGATGAGGCGTCAATTTCGTGGGGACGTTTGCCGAAGGCTGTCCAGGAAGCGTTCACGAAGGCGATCCCCGCGATTCGGATTGACAGAGTGACCCGGGAGACCGAGGACGGCGTGGTGGTATATGAGGCCGAATACACGGTTGAGGGGACACCCCGCGAGGCAGAGGTGTTGGAAGACGGCCAGATTCTTGAGACCTCGGAACGAGTAGCCGCGGCGAAGTTGCCGGCCGCTGTTGCGGCAGCTGTGAAAGAACACTTCCCCGGCGCGGAGATCGAAGAAGCAGAAGCTGTCCACGTAACATACTACGAAATCGAGCTCGAGGTTCAAGATAAGGAGCAGGAGATTCGGGTCCTTCCAGATGGCCGTATCCTGGCCACCGAAGACGGCGAACATTGA
- a CDS encoding DUF202 domain-containing protein, translating to MRAPVYSRFADTQLILRDELAIDRTLLANERTLLAYLRSGVALFIAGITMVHFSEQGWFMLIGAACMPAGIICGIIGIIRFFKMNSSILLIRDTMPITGAPTGESQSSAASGQENAAP from the coding sequence ATGCGGGCGCCCGTCTATTCAAGATTTGCCGACACCCAGTTGATATTGAGGGATGAACTCGCCATAGACCGAACGCTGCTCGCAAACGAGCGCACCCTTCTCGCATATCTTCGCTCAGGGGTAGCCCTGTTTATCGCAGGCATCACCATGGTCCACTTCTCTGAGCAGGGATGGTTCATGCTCATCGGGGCGGCCTGCATGCCCGCTGGAATCATCTGCGGGATCATCGGCATCATTCGATTTTTCAAGATGAACAGTTCCATCCTCCTGATTCGAGATACAATGCCCATCACCGGCGCCCCTACGGGCGAATCCCAATCGTCAGCAGCCAGCGGGCAGGAAAACGCGGCTCCCTAA